A stretch of DNA from Streptomyces xanthii:
GACGAAGACGCAGGCGAGGACCCAGGCGGCCGCGGCTTGCGTGACCCGCTCGTCACGCCAGGCAGCGTAGGGGGCCGCGATCCGCTTCGCCTCCTTGGCCTGCCGGTACTCCTCCTCAAGAGGTGCGCGGAAATCCTCGACCGTCTCGCTACGGACACGCAGGTCGTCCTCCAGGTCGAGGACCAGCCGCTTGAGGTCCTTGACCAGGGCCTCCTTGTCCAGCCTCGCCGTACCCGCCGTCTCCACCGTCACGTCCGCTTCCATCTCGTTCCTACTCACCGCAGCGCATCCTCTCCCGCCGCGCATCGGGCGGCCAGGCCCCTCAATCCTGCCAGCCTCGCTATCGAAGCTGCGGTTCCCGTGTGCGGAAAGCCCTCCCGCGCCCTCTACCCCCACCACTAAAGTGATCGTCGTGACGGCCACGCCCCCAACCTCGCCCCCGCCCGACTTCGCCAGAGCGAGCGTGCACCATTTCCGGTCGGCCGTCCTCGCGACCGGCGCGCGGTGGCAGATATCGGCGGATCACCTGGCCGGCCTTGCCGCAGAATGTGCCATCAAGGCCATCCTGATCAGTTTCCTGGGCTCCGAGCTCAAGCCGAACGGCATGCCGCACCACCCTGAGATGAAGTTCCCACACCCCACCCGGAGGCAGCGAAACTGGGACGGCCAGCACGGCCACCTTCCCGCGCTCTGGGAGCAGCTCACCGCCGTGGCCCACCGCCGCAACGACACCGCCGCAGGTCTCCTGTTCTCCCAGCTCCTCTGGGAGAACCCGTTCGCGGACTGGGACGTGGGCGACCGGTACTGCGACGGCACCATGCTCACCAAGGAGCACGTCGACCGGCACCTCAAGGCAGCCTACGACCTCATCGCCGCCCACGAGCAGGCCCGCATCCTAGGAACCGGCACCCTCGTATGACCACTCCTCCCCCGCCGTCCGTACGGTTCGACGCGGCCTGGAAGCAAGCGCTCGCCCATGCCGGTCAGGCAGCCCAGCGGTTCGGCATGAACGTCGTCGTCACCCGTGACCTTCTGGGGCGTGCATCGCTCCTCGTCGACGATCGGGCGAACCCGCTGGCGGCGGACGCCCCGGACGTAGTGTCCGCGAGGGACGGGTTTGCAGCCGCGACCCACCCCTTCACCGGCCTCGAACCCCTCGTGCTCGGCAGTCTCCTTTTCGCCCCCGATCTCTTCTTCGCCAGTGGAGACCGTACGGAGGTCAGCGCTTCCCACGGCAATGTCGGCAGCGTGCACGCCCTGGAACGCACCGTAATAGGGGCCGACTGGACAAGTGCGCCCCTCCCTGCCCGTACGCCGTTCGACGGCGACTGGGACCGCCGGGACCGCCGCGTCGCCATGTACGGGTTCAAGGGGGGTGTGGGCCGCTCGACGGCCACCGCGATGCTCGCCCGGTATCTGGCCGACCGAGGACGGTGCGTACTGGTGGTCGACCTCGACCTGGAGTCGCCCGGGGTGTCAAATCTCCTGGAGAGTCCGAGCGGCATCCCTCGTCACGGCATCGTGGACCACCTGGTCGAAGCGGCCGTCGGACATGCCGACGGGCTCGAACTGGTCGCTCGCGGCACTGCTCTGCCCGTCCGGGGCGAAAGCAACGGCGAGGTGTGGTTCGCCCCTGCCGGAGGCACACCCCGTGCAGGCGAACGCAGCGACTACCTCGCCAAACTGAACCGCATCTACAGCGACCTTGCCCCACTCACTCCCGGCGACGGTCCGCGTCCCTTCGCCACCCGGCTCGAACAGGCCATCAGCGCCTGCGAGGACCAGGTGGCAGAGCTCTCCCGGCGCCCCGACGTCGTCCTGCTCGACTGCCGGGCCGGCATGCACGACATCGCCGCCGTCACCCTGACCCACCTGAGCGGCCTGGCGCTGTTGTTCACCGTGGACAACCCTTCCACCTGGGAGGGGTACCGCATGCTGTTCGAGCAGTGGCGGCAACGGCAGGACCACGTCGGTGATCTGGTGGAACGCCTCAGAGTGGTCGCTGCCATGTTCAACTCCGCCGGAGACGTCAACCGTCTGCTCGCCCTGCAGGAGCGGGCGTACAACCTCTTCGCCGACACCCTCTACGAGCCGGACAGCACGTATATCTCGGCACCGGACGCGGAAGACGCACCGCACACCCCCATCCCGATCCTGTTCGGCAACGACCTGATCGGGCTCGACCCGCTGCGCAGCAGCGCCTGGCCCGAGCTGCCGATGGTCGAGGCCGTCTACCAGACCTTCACGACTACGGTGGAGCGACTGCTGCCCCCGCCGCACCCGGAGCCCTCATGACCCCCCTGACCGCCGACGAGTACCGCACCCTGATTGTCCGGGCCCTGGAAGACGCGGTCGACGCGAACACCACGGAACCGGACCTGCGGCGGTTGTTCACCCCGTCGAGCCATCGGCTCGCTCTCGCTCCCGACGTCACCGTGGTGAAGGGCGCACGCGGTACCGGCAAGACGTACTGGGCCAAGGCGCTGACCGATCCCCGGCTGCGGGAGATCGCCGCGGCTTCGTACCTGATGCCCAGATTGCGCCGGGTCAAGATCGCTACGGGATTCGCTGCGGACCGCAAGGCCGACGCCGCCTACCCGACCAAGCGAGTTATCGCCCGGTTGATGCGCGATGACGAGTTCGATGCGGTCGACTTCTGGTTCATGGTCGTTCTGATGGCGCTCAAGGTGCCCGAGATCGCAGCCATCAACGACTGGCCCGGCAGGATGAGCTGGGTACGGGAGAATCCCGAGGCGCTCGACGACGCTCTTCAGGAAGCGGACAGCGCGGCTCACAGCGACGGCGTGACGCAGGTCCTGCTCTTCGACGCCCTGGACCATCTGCACAAGGACAGGATGCAGGCGGACAAGCTCGTGTCGGGTCTGCTCGAGGTCGCGCTCGAACTGCGCCTCACTACATCTGCCCTGCGCGCGAAGGTCTTCATCCGCCCGGACATGTACGACAGCGCACCCAAGAAGTTCGCGGACGCGTCGAAACTCACCGCGAACACCGCCGAGCTCACCTGGCTCCGGGAGAACCTCTACGGGCTTTTCTTCCACCAGTTGGGGAACTACGACGGCCCCGGAGCCGCGGAGTTCCGGGCTGCCACCGGCGGCTGGCGCGATGAAGGCGACGGCCGGTTCATCGCGCCGACTGATGTCATCGCCGACCAGACACGGCAGGAAGCCGTGTTCGTCGACATCGCCGGACCATACATGGGCACCGACCGACGAAAGGGCCTCACCTACACCTGGGTGCCCAATCATCTCCAGGACGGTAATGAGGAGGTCAGCCCCCGTACGTGGTTGTACAGCCTGCGGGAAGCCGCTGTCGTCTCCGCCGAGCGATACGCGGGTTACGAGTACGCGCTCCATTACGACGCCATCAGAGCAAGCCTGCACGGGGCGGCCCGTATCCGCGTGGAGGAACTCACAGAGGACATCGCCTGGGCGGTTGCCGCAGTCGAGAAACTCGAGGGGGGCGAAGTACCGATGGAACCCTCGGTCGTCATCGCCCACTGGAATCAGGGCGGGCTCAGCGCCGCGCTGCAGGAACTGGCCCAGGAAAGCGGCCAGGACCCTCAGGAGGACGACGGCGGCAGCGGCCCACGCAAACCGGATGATCCCTTCGCTGTCCTCGAAGAACTCATCGACATCGGCGTCCTGACCCGGCGACTCACCACCGGGGCCATCGACCTGCCCGATGTGTACCGGCTGTACTTCAACATCGGGCGCAGGGGCGGGGTTTCCCGCAAGAAGTCCTGACCCCTCCCGTCCGTCCACTCCGCGGAAGGTGCTCAGTCCCCAAGCGCCTTCACGAATCCCGCGTCCAGGTGCTCCCGCTCCCCGTCGCCGCCGATCACCTCGACCGTCCGCCCGTCGAGGCGTGGCTGCTGCGACCGCGTCTCGACCGGGCACAGCAGCCACAGGCCGTGGGGGACGCTCCCAGGTCGGCGAGCCGCATTCTGGAGACGGGTCAGGAAGCCGTGGCCGCCCTCGTCCCAGTAGCGTGCGACCAGGCCGGCGTCGTAGAGGAACAGGACCGTCCGGGGTGCGGTGGCCCGCTCGAGGAGGGCGTCCTCCATGCGTTGCCAGACCACGCGGGCGAAGGAGGCGAGGCCGGGCTTGATGCGGCCTGGGGCGGAACCGCTGTCGGCACGCAGGAACTTCTGCCAGTCCTGTCCCTTTTCGTCCGCCAGCTCCCGCAGCGTGCGCAGGAACATCCCCGCGACATCGACCGCGACGACGCCTTCGGACTTGAATCCCGCCGCCACCCGCTCCGCCGTCCCCACCAGCACGTCGCGTTTCACCGTCAGGGCGAGGAAGCCACCGCGGGCGGCACGCTCGGTCAGCCGGGCACGCAACGCCCCGTGTGGATCCTCGCGGTCCGCGTGGGAGACCGGACGCGGAGGAAGGTAGCTGGTGTGGACGCCGGTCGAGGTGCGGGCGGCGGGCGGTGCGGATCTGCGCGGGAAGAACGTCAGGGTCTTGAGGTCGTAACGCAGGTCGAAGCGGGCCGCCTCCAATGCCTCCTCGAGTTCCACGTGAGTCGGCTCCCGGCCCCCCGCGAGGAGATCCAGGTCGGGGAAGCGTGCCCGCAGCCGAGCGACCAGGCCAGAAACCACAATGCCCCGGTCGTGCCGGACCCCGGCTCCCGCCTGGGAGATACGCAGGGCCCGCTCCAGGCTCAGATCCTGCGGGTACAACTCAAGGCGCGGCGTCACCGCGGTCCGGGCTGCGACCGCGGCAGCCAGCGCCACGAGGCGTGTGTCCGCGAGCGGTGCGAAGCCGTCGGGGACCGGTACGGCACGCAGGTCGCGCACGACCTCAGCGCGGCTGGGCAGCGGGTCACGCCGCGCAAGTTGATGTGCGCAAGATCCAAGCAACGCACTGTAGTCGGCCAGTTCACGAGGGCTGGGGTCTTCAGTCCCGGGCAAGGACTCAGCCGCAATGAGGACCGCTTCGCCACGCCGGTGCACTGCGAGGCGGGGCTCATGCGGTACACCGCCCTCGGTCCCCGCACTGTCCACCTCTCCCACCGCATCCGAGGTCTCGGCCTCGACCGCGGCCCGGACGACGGCCAGAGACCTGGCCAGGATCCGCTCGCTGGTGTCACTGCCCGCTCCGTGGCGGGCACGCAGTTCAGCCGCGGCCTCCACAGCGGTCATGACCCGCCCAGCGGCGGTGACGATGTCGACCAGCTCAGCGCGTACCGGTGAGAGCCAGGCCGCCTCCGCCCACTGTTTGATCTCGATCCGGTGGTGCCGGGAGACCGGCGGTTGCTTGATACCCAGGTGCTCGGCGATGCGTGCCTGAACCGGCCAGGCACCCAGCGGGGAGAGCCCGCCCTCTTCCGGTGGAAGCCCGAGAGTGAGCCGTACCACGGCCGCACGGTGTGAGCCCTTGCGGCCGGGCTCGGGGGTGAGCAAGGCCGCCATCTCGTCTATCGACAGAATGCGTTCCGGGGCCGAGCCGTCCACCGTCGCGACGTCCACCACCGGGCGGTCGACGGGTGGTGTCTGCGGGGAACGACCGTCGGAGGCCGGAAGGAGTGCTGCTGCCCATTGCTTGCGCCGCCGGTTCAACTCCTTGCGCACCAGCGCACCGGCTCCGCGCGCCCGGGAGATGACGTACGGCTGAAGGTTCAGCAGATCGCCGACCCGGTAGGCGTGCAGGTCGTTCGCGACGGACACCGCTCGGGGGGTCAGCCCTGCGGCCTCCAGTAGTGTCGTGACGTCGGCGGCTTCCGCAGCCCTGTCCCGGTCGCTTTCCGGGTCCTCGGAGGCTGCACCGACGAGGTTCTGCGTGATGGTGGGGCCGGTCGAGTCCGCGGTACGGAACACCTGCCTCCACTCGTCACGCATCTGGGTGAGGGTCTCGAAGCGGTGCTCGACGTCGCGATGCAGGGCTCGCCGGAAGAAGCGTGCGAGCCCGTCGCTCAATGCGGGTTCGAAGAGCTCGACCGCGATACGAAGGACTGCCGACTCATTGGTGAGCGGATCGTTCCGTCCGTCACCCCACACCGGCCTCTCACCGCTGGCCATCTCGTGCAGTGTGACGGCCGCCGCATACCGCTCGGCGTGATCGTCGTAGTGGGCACGACGCATGGACCCGAGGAACGGGTCGAGATAATTGCGGGTGCCAGCCTTGATGTCCCGGTCGGAAGCATCGGTGAGGGAGAAATCGAAGAGCTTGAGCTGCCAGGTGCGGTCCTTGCGCCGCTGGACACCGAAATTGTCCGGCTTGATGTCACGGTGGCGCACTCCATGACCGGCGAGCTGGTCAAGAGCGTGGAACAGGTCGTCCGAGAAACGTTCCAACTCGTGAAAGGTGAGCCTGCCCTGGCCCCTGAGCCGCTCACCGAGCGACTGCTCGCCCGCATACTCCAGTTCCAGAACCGTGCGCCCGCCGATCTCTCGCAGCCCCTCCCCTCGCAGCTGGACGATCGCTCCACCACCGACCGTCCCGAGCACTCGCTCCTCGGCCCGCAGCCTGCCGGCCCGCTCCTCGTCGAGAGCGACTTTGAAGACATGCTCGTCGATGTGGACGTGGCCGTCCTCGTCCTCCGTCGCACGCTCCACAAGGAGGGCACGGGCCGTGGCTCCGGTGCCGAGAACCCGCCGCACCGACCATTCGGTGTCAAGCGACTGGCCGGGCAGCGCTTCCAGCGGATCGACATCGGTCGAGGCCGGGGAATCGGGCAGAACGCTGGCGCGCTCGGCCTCGTCGAGGAGATCGAGGAACTCCTCCACCGAACCCAGGCGGTCATTGACATCGGTCCGGGTCGCCTGGAAGACGAGATCGTCCAGAGCGTCGGGCAGCCCATCCGCCACCGCGAAGAGCCGCAGGCCCGAGTCCGTGCGCAAACGATCACTCAGCGCACTGCGCTGCGCGGCCGGCGGCAGCCCGGTAAGGATCAGATGCGCGACTGCTCCCAGACCGAAGACGTCCAGATCACCTGGGTCGGCGAAGGGCTGATCCGTCTCCGGGGCCAGGTACACGCGAGCCGCGTCCTCGATGAGCGCCGCGTCGAGCGCGGACCCACCGATGGAACGGAAGAAGGTGGCATTGGAATCGAAATCCCTGGCCGCGGTCTGCCAGTCGGTGATCCGCAGTTCGGGATGGGCCCCACCCTCTTTGAACGAGACATATACCGAACGGGCCGCCAGAGCGCGGTGATACAGCGACCGGTTGTGTGCATAGCGGACGGCCTCCGCAAGCTGCCGAACCAGGTCGAGGCGTGTCTCAGGAGTCAGCTTCCCACCGTAGACATCCAGATACTGGTCGAGTCGCAGGTCCGTGTGGCGATGGCGAAAGAGGATCGCCGGACCGCCTTGATGCTCACGGAATTCGACTGCGTCGACGATCCCACGGTGGTTAATACCCTGGAGCACTTGATATTCGCGACGCGCGGCTCGCTCAGTGGCCTTGCGGGCTGCTTCGGTAGCCATCTGGCTGACCAGATAGATACGGACCCTGCCCTCCTCCTGGACCATCCCGTCATCGCGAGACGCGAGACGGTCCTCCCAGGAGGGCCCGGCATCCAACGGATGGGGCTCCATCTTCCACGCATCGCCGAATCGCAGATGAGCGGCGGACTGACGAATGCCAATAGCCTTCAGAAGCTGAGGGAGGGTATGGCGGGAGAATTCCGGAGTAATGCGTCGCTCAGGGCGGTCCGGCGGCAGCCCCAGGAAATCCTGCCAGATGCGCTTGAGTCCACTCGCGCCGTCATCACGGCCGTAGACCTTGATCTGCTGCACCTCGTCCAGATGACTGTCCAGATCCGGGGCGGAGAGAAAAACGGCAGGCTCGATACGTGGCACGACGCGATCACTGATGCCTAGCTTGCGGGCTGCCCACTGAAGCTGGCTCTTCAGCTCTTTGGACTTCAGGTCATTGAAGTGCAACGGATTGGTGATCGTCCGCATGCGGTCCTGGCCACGGAAATTCCAGGTAGAACCGCTGTTGCGGAGTTCACCGGGATGACTCTTGATCTCAACAAGAAATAGCCCGGACGGAACCGCGATCAGTAGATCGCATTCGTTGACGCGTCCGGATTGCGCAGTGAAAGAGAAGGTTGCCCAGGCCCGATAAGGCTCGGCGTGCGGCATGAGCTGCCGCACATGATCCAGCGCCTCCTGCTCCCAGGGGTATGGAGAGACCCTTTCCTGCGACCACTGTCGGGGCGGCCTCACGGGGCCAGGCTTCGGCACCCCGGACGCCGGGGCTCCTCCCACTGCGGTCACTGTCCCGTCCTCCCGCGTCGCCCATGCCAGCAGGGCCGCATCATGCCTGGTCGAGCCTACCGCGCCGGCCACATGAAGGATCCGGCGTTCGCTGATCCGGAACGAGAGCGCCTCGATCCAGCGCCGTTCACCGGAAAGGTGCCTGAACCATGCAGGGGGCCGCAGCGTCGCAGGCGCCGCCGTTGCAGGTGTCCGCGGCACAGCGTCCGCCGCCAGCCACTGTGAACGCGTACGCACTGCGAATCCGCTCCAAGGAAGCGACGCCAAAGCAACTCAAATGTGCGATGACAACGCGTCAGATTCTTCAGTGTCATCCCAGCACCATCCCAGCACGGGAACAGGACAGAGGGCCGACTCGAAAGAGTCAGACCCTCTTGACCTGCGCTTTTAACAATGGCGACGTGGTGGAAATGCGGCTACACGTTGAAGCGGAACTCCACCACGTCGCCGTCCTGCATCACATACTCCTTGCCCTCCATGCGGGCCTTGCCGGCCGCGCGGGCGTCGGCCACCGAGCCCGTTTCGAGGAGGTCGGCGAAGGAGATGACCTCGGCCTTGATGAAGCCCTTCTGGAAGTCCGTGTGGATGACTCCGGCCGCCTCGGGGGCCGTGGCGCCCTTCTTGATGGTCCAGGCGCGGGATTCCTTGGGGCCGGCCGTCAGGTAGGTCTGGAGGCCGAGGGTGTCGAAGCCGACGCGGGCGAGGGTGGCGAGGCCGGGCTCCTCGGCGCCGACGGACTGGAGGAGCTCCATGGCGTCCTCCTCGTCGAGCTCGGCGAGGTCCGCCTCCAGCTTGGCGTTGAGGAAGATCGCCTCGGCCGGGGCGACCAGCGCGCGCTGCTCGTCCTTGAACGCGTCGTCGGTCAGCTCGTCCTCGTCGACGTTGAAGACGTAGAGGAAGGGCTTGGTGGTGAGGAGGTGGAGGTCGTGCAGGAGCTCCTCGTTGCCCGAGCCCTGGACGATGCCCGCGGAGAAGAGGGTGTCGCCCTTCTCCAGGATCTCCTTGGCCGCCTCGACGGCCGCGACCTTCGGGACGACGTCCTTCTTGATGCGCGACTCCTTCTGGAGGCGCGGGAGGACCTTCTCGATCGTCTGGAGGTCCGCGAGGATCAGCTCCGTGTTGATCGTCTCGATGTCGTCCTTGGGCGAGACCTTGCCGTCGACGTGCACGACGTTCTCGTCCTTGAAGGCGCGGATGACCTGGCAGATGGCGTCCGACTCGCGGATGTTCGCCAGGAACTTGTTGCCCAGGCCCTCGCCCTCGGAGGCGCCGCGCACGATGCCGGCGATGTCGACGAAGTCGACCGTGGCCGGGAGGATCTTCTGCGAGCCGAAGATCTCCGCGAGCTGGGTCAGGCGGGCGTCCGGGACGCCGACCACGCCGACGTTCGGCTCGATCGTGGCGAACGGGTAGTTGGCCGCGAGCACGTCGTTCTTGGTCAGGGCGTTGAACAGGGTCGACTTGCCGACATTCGGCAGACCGACGATTCCGATCGTGAGCGACACGTTGCGACTTCCCGTACGTGGTGGGCGCTGATGGCCTTGGATGTTTTGGCTGGGCGATCCACCAGTCTACGGCCTGGCGGCGCACCGCCCGGTGATGCGTCGAACAGGCGACCAGTGACGGTCAAGGTCGGCCAAAGCGCGTGTCCTATGGCGTATTCCGCACATAAGCCGACCTATGTTGGGCCTGTGGAGCAACCCAGGACGCGTACCCCGCAATCCCGGCCCCGCCGGACGACCCCGCTGCCGCCGCAGGCGCGGGCCGGACGCGGTGGCGCGCGGCCCGCGGGCCCCGGCCGCCAGGCGGGTCCGGCCGGTCCGGCTCCGGAGTCG
This window harbors:
- the ychF gene encoding redox-regulated ATPase YchF codes for the protein MSLTIGIVGLPNVGKSTLFNALTKNDVLAANYPFATIEPNVGVVGVPDARLTQLAEIFGSQKILPATVDFVDIAGIVRGASEGEGLGNKFLANIRESDAICQVIRAFKDENVVHVDGKVSPKDDIETINTELILADLQTIEKVLPRLQKESRIKKDVVPKVAAVEAAKEILEKGDTLFSAGIVQGSGNEELLHDLHLLTTKPFLYVFNVDEDELTDDAFKDEQRALVAPAEAIFLNAKLEADLAELDEEDAMELLQSVGAEEPGLATLARVGFDTLGLQTYLTAGPKESRAWTIKKGATAPEAAGVIHTDFQKGFIKAEVISFADLLETGSVADARAAGKARMEGKEYVMQDGDVVEFRFNV
- a CDS encoding AAA family ATPase — translated: MTPLTADEYRTLIVRALEDAVDANTTEPDLRRLFTPSSHRLALAPDVTVVKGARGTGKTYWAKALTDPRLREIAAASYLMPRLRRVKIATGFAADRKADAAYPTKRVIARLMRDDEFDAVDFWFMVVLMALKVPEIAAINDWPGRMSWVRENPEALDDALQEADSAAHSDGVTQVLLFDALDHLHKDRMQADKLVSGLLEVALELRLTTSALRAKVFIRPDMYDSAPKKFADASKLTANTAELTWLRENLYGLFFHQLGNYDGPGAAEFRAATGGWRDEGDGRFIAPTDVIADQTRQEAVFVDIAGPYMGTDRRKGLTYTWVPNHLQDGNEEVSPRTWLYSLREAAVVSAERYAGYEYALHYDAIRASLHGAARIRVEELTEDIAWAVAAVEKLEGGEVPMEPSVVIAHWNQGGLSAALQELAQESGQDPQEDDGGSGPRKPDDPFAVLEELIDIGVLTRRLTTGAIDLPDVYRLYFNIGRRGGVSRKKS
- the pglW gene encoding BREX system serine/threonine kinase PglW, whose translation is MTAVGGAPASGVPKPGPVRPPRQWSQERVSPYPWEQEALDHVRQLMPHAEPYRAWATFSFTAQSGRVNECDLLIAVPSGLFLVEIKSHPGELRNSGSTWNFRGQDRMRTITNPLHFNDLKSKELKSQLQWAARKLGISDRVVPRIEPAVFLSAPDLDSHLDEVQQIKVYGRDDGASGLKRIWQDFLGLPPDRPERRITPEFSRHTLPQLLKAIGIRQSAAHLRFGDAWKMEPHPLDAGPSWEDRLASRDDGMVQEEGRVRIYLVSQMATEAARKATERAARREYQVLQGINHRGIVDAVEFREHQGGPAILFRHRHTDLRLDQYLDVYGGKLTPETRLDLVRQLAEAVRYAHNRSLYHRALAARSVYVSFKEGGAHPELRITDWQTAARDFDSNATFFRSIGGSALDAALIEDAARVYLAPETDQPFADPGDLDVFGLGAVAHLILTGLPPAAQRSALSDRLRTDSGLRLFAVADGLPDALDDLVFQATRTDVNDRLGSVEEFLDLLDEAERASVLPDSPASTDVDPLEALPGQSLDTEWSVRRVLGTGATARALLVERATEDEDGHVHIDEHVFKVALDEERAGRLRAEERVLGTVGGGAIVQLRGEGLREIGGRTVLELEYAGEQSLGERLRGQGRLTFHELERFSDDLFHALDQLAGHGVRHRDIKPDNFGVQRRKDRTWQLKLFDFSLTDASDRDIKAGTRNYLDPFLGSMRRAHYDDHAERYAAAVTLHEMASGERPVWGDGRNDPLTNESAVLRIAVELFEPALSDGLARFFRRALHRDVEHRFETLTQMRDEWRQVFRTADSTGPTITQNLVGAASEDPESDRDRAAEAADVTTLLEAAGLTPRAVSVANDLHAYRVGDLLNLQPYVISRARGAGALVRKELNRRRKQWAAALLPASDGRSPQTPPVDRPVVDVATVDGSAPERILSIDEMAALLTPEPGRKGSHRAAVVRLTLGLPPEEGGLSPLGAWPVQARIAEHLGIKQPPVSRHHRIEIKQWAEAAWLSPVRAELVDIVTAAGRVMTAVEAAAELRARHGAGSDTSERILARSLAVVRAAVEAETSDAVGEVDSAGTEGGVPHEPRLAVHRRGEAVLIAAESLPGTEDPSPRELADYSALLGSCAHQLARRDPLPSRAEVVRDLRAVPVPDGFAPLADTRLVALAAAVAARTAVTPRLELYPQDLSLERALRISQAGAGVRHDRGIVVSGLVARLRARFPDLDLLAGGREPTHVELEEALEAARFDLRYDLKTLTFFPRRSAPPAARTSTGVHTSYLPPRPVSHADREDPHGALRARLTERAARGGFLALTVKRDVLVGTAERVAAGFKSEGVVAVDVAGMFLRTLRELADEKGQDWQKFLRADSGSAPGRIKPGLASFARVVWQRMEDALLERATAPRTVLFLYDAGLVARYWDEGGHGFLTRLQNAARRPGSVPHGLWLLCPVETRSQQPRLDGRTVEVIGGDGEREHLDAGFVKALGD
- a CDS encoding ParA family protein, with the translated sequence MTTPPPPSVRFDAAWKQALAHAGQAAQRFGMNVVVTRDLLGRASLLVDDRANPLAADAPDVVSARDGFAAATHPFTGLEPLVLGSLLFAPDLFFASGDRTEVSASHGNVGSVHALERTVIGADWTSAPLPARTPFDGDWDRRDRRVAMYGFKGGVGRSTATAMLARYLADRGRCVLVVDLDLESPGVSNLLESPSGIPRHGIVDHLVEAAVGHADGLELVARGTALPVRGESNGEVWFAPAGGTPRAGERSDYLAKLNRIYSDLAPLTPGDGPRPFATRLEQAISACEDQVAELSRRPDVVLLDCRAGMHDIAAVTLTHLSGLALLFTVDNPSTWEGYRMLFEQWRQRQDHVGDLVERLRVVAAMFNSAGDVNRLLALQERAYNLFADTLYEPDSTYISAPDAEDAPHTPIPILFGNDLIGLDPLRSSAWPELPMVEAVYQTFTTTVERLLPPPHPEPS